Proteins encoded within one genomic window of Siniperca chuatsi isolate FFG_IHB_CAS linkage group LG4, ASM2008510v1, whole genome shotgun sequence:
- the edc4 gene encoding enhancer of mRNA-decapping protein 4 isoform X3, with amino-acid sequence MASNSNMDIEGATQHLRDILKLDRPGNSTDAQSSDGLRMPSFNGELNGLLGAAGLLGSSDRSTMSESTRPISTDISSAQETQIICLSGDGSTCIPITSNSVEIVASQDSSINSKARGSNKVKIQPVAKYDWEHKYYYGRLIAVSNSFLAYAIRGANNHAMIRVLSVGFAERSLLKGFTGAVTDLAFAHLDSSLLGCVDEAGNLMVWQLTCTGSKILDQVVVHIRRPEDTPLNSHRRLIWCPFIQDDNEENQDDTSQTLALLHEDRAEVWDLELLRANNSSWPIDATDLKEGLITIKGHTQRVSEGALSPDGTVLATASHDGYIKFWQIYIEGGQDKPRCLHELRPHRGRPLSCLLFCDNHKRQDPEVPFWRFLITGADQNQELKMWCTVSWTCLQTIRFSPDLFNSSVLPSLKASLDLSAEYLILTDVQRKVLYVMELRQDLEKGKATFTAVSEFLLTHPVLSFGVREVAYSRLRHTEVLPAEEESESLTTEGTQGPTESKSGIQIKLYCVHTKSLQDVQIWFQPNLSSSSAVFLPHSDSQDGFGFSDHLTDQSSDKESGSGSQTDLRKIPSLPAPTDFLSNSATNSGTMPKLMTPDAFMTPSTSVPASPGSSASSLTIVTAISSNSDSTNRAIDDVSQSPNRAENNNNSSSSLALSTSSPRAASAVLLPGLENLQALESPSGPLTLDSPQILDSPLLPPLASPTRARSPDVISSASTAMSQDMPEIASQTLQLQRGLVSNLEPLPLSALQTDSMASAASALHLLTSPRTANNNSLLPLELGGADGPVGGAVESEPRLSHTPSLLENALSQENPGVGGGSSDGNGSHTPWPAAPDITRETRNSLRDNGLGDCSREESKDRHLSSPYHRHSYHLTQNDSQDGGAEQSDPDDEVASLASSSGNCGTRSSHRLPVKDWKTSPRGSPKVKRKTKKDDCESSLSRQMDSGQMNAEVQDELLMLLRSQQRELTELRGQIEAMQSSIMAQVEHVLTNHQEQEQRRLEQVLAESQNHQQQLQEQLSQQLSHTLSSVLTNRMDKVLREEMKKIVPQTISKSLEPVTGQLSNTIAAKLTAVEVTLKDNVSKVVKSKNTTDAIGRAAAEAMQGPIQAAYKDAFQSIVLPVFERGCQSMFQQINDSFKQGTQEYIQQLETHMNNRKQREQETRDPMIGQLQQMIDSFQSSTDQLATNITTNVRAEVQHQIQMMVGNLQESILSHVQRIVKGEVSLAMKEQQAVVTSSIMQAMRSAASTPVPTAHLDYQTQQANILQLLQQGQLNQAFQQALSATDLNLVLYVCETIDSQQVFGQHPCPLSQPVLLSLIQQLSSNLTTRSELKISYLEDAVMNLDHSDPLTRDHMAAVLAQVRPKLFAFLQQDPHSPLSKRARRLMMMLQGLVNH; translated from the exons ATGCACAATCAAGTGACGGTCTGAGAATGCCGTCTTTCAATGGAGAGCTGAATGGGTTATTGGGAGCAGCAGGTCTTCTAGGAAGCAGTGATCGCTCAACCATGTCAGAATCTACCAGACCCATTTCCACAGACATCAGCAGCGCCCAGGAGACTCAGATAAT CTGCCTTTCAGGTGATGGCTCCACCTGTATCCCCATCACCTCCAACAGTGTGGAGATTGTGGCGAGTCAAGATTCCAGCATCAACAGCAAGGCTCGTGGCAGCAACAAG gtGAAGATTCAACCTGTTGCCAAGTACGACTGGGAACACAAGTATTATTATGGAAGACTGATAGCCGTGTCCAACTCCTTCCTGGCCTACGCCATCAGAG GAGCCAACAACCATGCAATGATTCGTGTCCTGAGTGTGGGTTTTGCTGAGCGCTCCCTACTGAAGGGCTTCACTGGAGCTGTCACAGATCTGGCTTTTGCCCACCTCGACTCCTCCCTGTTGGGTTGTGTAGATGAAGCGGGCAACCTGATGGTCTGGCAGCTCACCTGCACTGGAAGCAAGATACT TGATCAGGTGGTGGTTCATATCCGACGGCCAGAGGATACGCCGCTGAACTCCCACCGTCGCCTCATCTGGTGCCCGTTCATCCAGGATGACAATGAGGAGAACCAGGATGACACCAGCCAGACTTTAGCCCTTCTACATGAAGACAGG GCTGAGGTGTGGGACCTGGAACTCTTGAGAGCCAACAACAGTAGTTGGCCCATTGATGCCACAGATCTAAAAGAAGGCCTCATCACAATCAAGGGACATACCCAG CGAGTCAGTGAAGGGGCCCTGTCTCCAGATGGAACCGTGTTAGCCACAGCCAGCCATGATGGATACATCAAGTTCTGGCAGATATACATAGAAGGGGGACAGGACAAACCGAG ATGTCTTCATGAATTGCGGCCTCACAGAGGACGTCCCCTCTCCTGCCTTCTTTTCTGTGACAACCACAAGAGACAGGACCCCGA GGTTCCTTTCTGGCGGTTCCTGATTACTGGAGCAGATCAGAACCAGGAGTTAAAAATGTGGTGCACTGTTTCCTGGACCTGTTTACAGACCATCAG gttttctcCAGATCTGTTCAACTCATCAGTTCTGCCAAGTCTGAAGGCCAGTCTGGACCTCTCTGCTGAGTATCTCATTCTCACTGACGTACAGAGGAAG GTTCTGTATGTGATGGAGCTGCGGCAGGACCTGGAGAAAGGCAAGGCCACTTTCACAGCGGTATCAGAGTTCCTGCTGACCCACCCTGTTCTCAGTTTTGGGGTTCGGGAAGTCGCCTACAGCCGATTGCGACACACTGAGGTCCTccctgcagaggaggagagtgagagtCTCACAACAG AGGGCACTCAAGGACCCACAGAGTCCAAGTCTGGGATCCAAATTAAACTCTACTGTGTTCACACCAA gagtCTGCAGGATGTCCAGATCTGGTTTCAGCCTAACTTGAGTTCCAGCTCTGCAGTCTTCCTGCCCCATTCTGATTCTCAGGATGGTTTTG GATTTTCAGACCATCTCACTGACCAGAGCTCTGACAAGGAATCGGGAAGTGGATCCCAGACCGACCTAAGGAAGATCCCATCGCTTCCTGCTCCCACTGACTTCCTGTCAAACTCGGCCACCAACAGCGGGACGATGCCCAAGCTGATGACTCCCGATGCCTTCATGACACCAAGTACTTCG gttccagcttctcctggCAGCAGCGCCAGCAGTCTGACCATTGTGACAGCTATCAGCAGCAACTCTGACTCAACTAACAG AGCTATAGACGATGTCAGTCAGAGTCCTAACAGAGcagagaacaacaacaacagtagcaGTAGTCTGGCGCTCTCCACCAGCAGCCCAAGAGCTGCTTCTGCTGTACTGCTGCCTGGACTGGAGAACCTACAG gctTTAGAGTCCCCAAGTGGTCCTCTTACACTTGACAGTCCTCAGATTCTGGATTCTCCCCTCCTGCCACCTCTGGCCTCTCCGACCAGGGCTCGCTCCCCTGATGTCATCTCCTCAGCCTCCACAGCCATGTCCCAGGACATGCCAGAGATTGCATCCCAGACCCTGCAGCTTCAGCGTGGACTAGTGTCCAACTTGGAGCCCTTACCTCTTTCTGCTCTCCAGACTGACAGCAtggcctctgctgcatctgCCCTGCACCTACTCACCTCACCACGCACAGCCAACAACAACAG TCTGTTGCCCCTCGAACTCGGAGGTGCAGATGGGCCAGTGGGTGGGGCAGTAGAGTCAGAGCCCAGACTCAGCCACACCCCATCTCTACTTGAGAATGCCTTATCACAGGAGAACCCTGGGGTTGGAGGAGGGTCCTCAGATGGTAACGGTAGCCACACACCTTGGCCAGCTGCGCCTGACATCACTAGAGAAACCAGGAACAGTCTCAGGGACAATGGTCTTGGAGACTG TTCAAGAGAGGAGTCGAAGGACAGACACTTGAGCTCACCTTACCATCGACACTCCTATCACCTCACACAGAATGACAGTCAGGACGGTGGCGCAGAGCAGAG TGACCCTGATGATGAGGTGGCCAGCCTGGCATCGTCCTCAGGGAATTGTGGCACTCGTTCGTCTCACAGACTACCAGTTAAGGACTGGAAGACTTCACCACGAGGCTCGCCAAAAGTAAAAAGGAAGACCAAGAAAGATGACTG TGAATCGTCTCTGTCCAGGCAAATGGACTCTGGTCAG ATGAATGCAGAAGTACAGGACGAGTTGTTGATGCTCCTGCGTAGCCAGCAGAGGGAGTTAACTGAACTGCGTGGCCAGATTGAAGCCATGCAGAGCTCCATTATGGCTCAGGTAGAACACGTCCTGACCAACCACCAGGAACAAGAAC AGCGCAGACTAGAACAAGTTCTTGCAGAGAGTCAgaatcatcagcagcagcttcaggaaCAACTCAGCCAGCAGCTCAGCCACACCCTCAGCTCGGTGCTAACCAACAGAATGGACAAAGTGCTGCgagaggaaatgaagaaaatagTCCCGCAAA CAATCTCTAAGAGTCTGGAGCCAGTGACAGGTCAGCTGAGCAATACAATTGCTGCTAAGCTGACTGCTGTGGAGGTCACCCTTAAGGACAATGTTAGCAAGGTGGTCAAATCAAAG AACACAACGGATGCAATTGGTCGAGCAGCAGCTGAAGCGATGCAGGGGCCCATCCAGGCAGCCTATAAAGACGCCTTTCAGAGCATTGTGTTGCCCGTTTTTGAAAGAGGCTGCCAGTCCATGTTTCAACAAATCAACGACAGCTTTAAACAAGGCACACAAGAAT ACATCCAACAGCTTGAGACCCATATGAATAACCgaaagcagagagagcaggagacaCGAGACCCCATGATTGGCCAGCTCCAGCAAATGATTGACAGCTTCCAGAGCTCCACTGATCAGCTGGCCACTAACATCACAACTAATGTCCGGGCCGAGGTCCAGCACCAGATCCAGATGATGGTGGGAAA TTTGCAGGAGTCTATTCTTAGCCATGTGCAGCGAATTGTCAAAGGGGAGGTAAGTCTGGCAATGAAGGAGCAGCAGGCTGTGGTCACCTCTAGCATCATGCAGGCAATGAGGTCAGCGGCCAGCACACCCGTCCCCACAGCACACCTAGACTACCAGACACAGCAAGCCAACatcctgcagctcctccagcagGGCCAGCTTAACCAGGCTTTCcagcag GCTCTGTCAGCGACAGATCTGAACTTGGTCTTGTATGTATGTGAGACCATCGACTCTcagcaggtgtttggtcagcaCCCCTGCCCTCTCAGCCAGCCCGTGCTGCTGTCGCTCATCCAGCAGCTCTCCTCCAACCTTACAACCCGCTCTGAGCTCAAAATCAG CTACCTGGAGGATGCAGTGATGAATCTGGACCACAGCGACCCGCTGACAAGAGACCACATGGCCGCCGTGTTGGCCCAGGTCAGACCGAAGCTCTTTGCCTTCCTGCAACAGGACCCCCACAGCCCGCTCAGCAAGAGGGCGCGGCGCCTGATGATGATGCTGCAGGGTCTCGTCAACCACTAG
- the edc4 gene encoding enhancer of mRNA-decapping protein 4 isoform X2, producing the protein MASNSNMDIEGATQHLRDILKLDRPGNSTDAQSSDGLRMPSFNGELNGLLGAAGLLGSSDRSTMSESTRPISTDISSAQETQIICLSGDGSTCIPITSNSVEIVASQDSSINSKARGSNKVKIQPVAKYDWEHKYYYGRLIAVSNSFLAYAIRGANNHAMIRVLSVGFAERSLLKGFTGAVTDLAFAHLDSSLLGCVDEAGNLMVWQLTCTGSKILDQVVVHIRRPEDTPLNSHRRLIWCPFIQDDNEENQDDTSQTLALLHEDRAEVWDLELLRANNSSWPIDATDLKEGLITIKGHTQRVSEGALSPDGTVLATASHDGYIKFWQIYIEGGQDKPRCLHELRPHRGRPLSCLLFCDNHKRQDPEVPFWRFLITGADQNQELKMWCTVSWTCLQTIRFSPDLFNSSVLPSLKASLDLSAEYLILTDVQRKVLYVMELRQDLEKGKATFTAVSEFLLTHPVLSFGVREVAYSRLRHTEVLPAEEESESLTTEGTQGPTESKSGIQIKLYCVHTKSLQDVQIWFQPNLSSSSAVFLPHSDSQDGFAGFSDHLTDQSSDKESGSGSQTDLRKIPSLPAPTDFLSNSATNSGTMPKLMTPDAFMTPSTSVPASPGSSASSLTIVTAISSNSDSTNRAIDDVSQSPNRAENNNNSSSSLALSTSSPRAASAVLLPGLENLQALESPSGPLTLDSPQILDSPLLPPLASPTRARSPDVISSASTAMSQDMPEIASQTLQLQRGLVSNLEPLPLSALQTDSMASAASALHLLTSPRTANNNSSREESKDRHLSSPYHRHSYHLTQNDSQDGGAEQSDPDDEVASLASSSGNCGTRSSHRLPVKDWKTSPRGSPKVKRKTKKDDCESSLSRQMDSGQMNAEVQDELLMLLRSQQRELTELRGQIEAMQSSIMAQVEHVLTNHQEQEQRRLEQVLAESQNHQQQLQEQLSQQLSHTLSSVLTNRMDKVLREEMKKIVPQTISKSLEPVTGQLSNTIAAKLTAVEVTLKDNVSKVVKSKNTTDAIGRAAAEAMQGPIQAAYKDAFQSIVLPVFERGCQSMFQQINDSFKQGTQEYIQQLETHMNNRKQREQETRDPMIGQLQQMIDSFQSSTDQLATNITTNVRAEVQHQIQMMVGNLQESILSHVQRIVKGEVSLAMKEQQAVVTSSIMQAMRSAASTPVPTAHLDYQTQQANILQLLQQGQLNQAFQQALSATDLNLVLYVCETIDSQQVFGQHPCPLSQPVLLSLIQQLSSNLTTRSELKISYLEDAVMNLDHSDPLTRDHMAAVLAQVRPKLFAFLQQDPHSPLSKRARRLMMMLQGLVNH; encoded by the exons ATGCACAATCAAGTGACGGTCTGAGAATGCCGTCTTTCAATGGAGAGCTGAATGGGTTATTGGGAGCAGCAGGTCTTCTAGGAAGCAGTGATCGCTCAACCATGTCAGAATCTACCAGACCCATTTCCACAGACATCAGCAGCGCCCAGGAGACTCAGATAAT CTGCCTTTCAGGTGATGGCTCCACCTGTATCCCCATCACCTCCAACAGTGTGGAGATTGTGGCGAGTCAAGATTCCAGCATCAACAGCAAGGCTCGTGGCAGCAACAAG gtGAAGATTCAACCTGTTGCCAAGTACGACTGGGAACACAAGTATTATTATGGAAGACTGATAGCCGTGTCCAACTCCTTCCTGGCCTACGCCATCAGAG GAGCCAACAACCATGCAATGATTCGTGTCCTGAGTGTGGGTTTTGCTGAGCGCTCCCTACTGAAGGGCTTCACTGGAGCTGTCACAGATCTGGCTTTTGCCCACCTCGACTCCTCCCTGTTGGGTTGTGTAGATGAAGCGGGCAACCTGATGGTCTGGCAGCTCACCTGCACTGGAAGCAAGATACT TGATCAGGTGGTGGTTCATATCCGACGGCCAGAGGATACGCCGCTGAACTCCCACCGTCGCCTCATCTGGTGCCCGTTCATCCAGGATGACAATGAGGAGAACCAGGATGACACCAGCCAGACTTTAGCCCTTCTACATGAAGACAGG GCTGAGGTGTGGGACCTGGAACTCTTGAGAGCCAACAACAGTAGTTGGCCCATTGATGCCACAGATCTAAAAGAAGGCCTCATCACAATCAAGGGACATACCCAG CGAGTCAGTGAAGGGGCCCTGTCTCCAGATGGAACCGTGTTAGCCACAGCCAGCCATGATGGATACATCAAGTTCTGGCAGATATACATAGAAGGGGGACAGGACAAACCGAG ATGTCTTCATGAATTGCGGCCTCACAGAGGACGTCCCCTCTCCTGCCTTCTTTTCTGTGACAACCACAAGAGACAGGACCCCGA GGTTCCTTTCTGGCGGTTCCTGATTACTGGAGCAGATCAGAACCAGGAGTTAAAAATGTGGTGCACTGTTTCCTGGACCTGTTTACAGACCATCAG gttttctcCAGATCTGTTCAACTCATCAGTTCTGCCAAGTCTGAAGGCCAGTCTGGACCTCTCTGCTGAGTATCTCATTCTCACTGACGTACAGAGGAAG GTTCTGTATGTGATGGAGCTGCGGCAGGACCTGGAGAAAGGCAAGGCCACTTTCACAGCGGTATCAGAGTTCCTGCTGACCCACCCTGTTCTCAGTTTTGGGGTTCGGGAAGTCGCCTACAGCCGATTGCGACACACTGAGGTCCTccctgcagaggaggagagtgagagtCTCACAACAG AGGGCACTCAAGGACCCACAGAGTCCAAGTCTGGGATCCAAATTAAACTCTACTGTGTTCACACCAA gagtCTGCAGGATGTCCAGATCTGGTTTCAGCCTAACTTGAGTTCCAGCTCTGCAGTCTTCCTGCCCCATTCTGATTCTCAGGATGGTTTTG CAGGATTTTCAGACCATCTCACTGACCAGAGCTCTGACAAGGAATCGGGAAGTGGATCCCAGACCGACCTAAGGAAGATCCCATCGCTTCCTGCTCCCACTGACTTCCTGTCAAACTCGGCCACCAACAGCGGGACGATGCCCAAGCTGATGACTCCCGATGCCTTCATGACACCAAGTACTTCG gttccagcttctcctggCAGCAGCGCCAGCAGTCTGACCATTGTGACAGCTATCAGCAGCAACTCTGACTCAACTAACAG AGCTATAGACGATGTCAGTCAGAGTCCTAACAGAGcagagaacaacaacaacagtagcaGTAGTCTGGCGCTCTCCACCAGCAGCCCAAGAGCTGCTTCTGCTGTACTGCTGCCTGGACTGGAGAACCTACAG gctTTAGAGTCCCCAAGTGGTCCTCTTACACTTGACAGTCCTCAGATTCTGGATTCTCCCCTCCTGCCACCTCTGGCCTCTCCGACCAGGGCTCGCTCCCCTGATGTCATCTCCTCAGCCTCCACAGCCATGTCCCAGGACATGCCAGAGATTGCATCCCAGACCCTGCAGCTTCAGCGTGGACTAGTGTCCAACTTGGAGCCCTTACCTCTTTCTGCTCTCCAGACTGACAGCAtggcctctgctgcatctgCCCTGCACCTACTCACCTCACCACGCACAGCCAACAACAACAG TTCAAGAGAGGAGTCGAAGGACAGACACTTGAGCTCACCTTACCATCGACACTCCTATCACCTCACACAGAATGACAGTCAGGACGGTGGCGCAGAGCAGAG TGACCCTGATGATGAGGTGGCCAGCCTGGCATCGTCCTCAGGGAATTGTGGCACTCGTTCGTCTCACAGACTACCAGTTAAGGACTGGAAGACTTCACCACGAGGCTCGCCAAAAGTAAAAAGGAAGACCAAGAAAGATGACTG TGAATCGTCTCTGTCCAGGCAAATGGACTCTGGTCAG ATGAATGCAGAAGTACAGGACGAGTTGTTGATGCTCCTGCGTAGCCAGCAGAGGGAGTTAACTGAACTGCGTGGCCAGATTGAAGCCATGCAGAGCTCCATTATGGCTCAGGTAGAACACGTCCTGACCAACCACCAGGAACAAGAAC AGCGCAGACTAGAACAAGTTCTTGCAGAGAGTCAgaatcatcagcagcagcttcaggaaCAACTCAGCCAGCAGCTCAGCCACACCCTCAGCTCGGTGCTAACCAACAGAATGGACAAAGTGCTGCgagaggaaatgaagaaaatagTCCCGCAAA CAATCTCTAAGAGTCTGGAGCCAGTGACAGGTCAGCTGAGCAATACAATTGCTGCTAAGCTGACTGCTGTGGAGGTCACCCTTAAGGACAATGTTAGCAAGGTGGTCAAATCAAAG AACACAACGGATGCAATTGGTCGAGCAGCAGCTGAAGCGATGCAGGGGCCCATCCAGGCAGCCTATAAAGACGCCTTTCAGAGCATTGTGTTGCCCGTTTTTGAAAGAGGCTGCCAGTCCATGTTTCAACAAATCAACGACAGCTTTAAACAAGGCACACAAGAAT ACATCCAACAGCTTGAGACCCATATGAATAACCgaaagcagagagagcaggagacaCGAGACCCCATGATTGGCCAGCTCCAGCAAATGATTGACAGCTTCCAGAGCTCCACTGATCAGCTGGCCACTAACATCACAACTAATGTCCGGGCCGAGGTCCAGCACCAGATCCAGATGATGGTGGGAAA TTTGCAGGAGTCTATTCTTAGCCATGTGCAGCGAATTGTCAAAGGGGAGGTAAGTCTGGCAATGAAGGAGCAGCAGGCTGTGGTCACCTCTAGCATCATGCAGGCAATGAGGTCAGCGGCCAGCACACCCGTCCCCACAGCACACCTAGACTACCAGACACAGCAAGCCAACatcctgcagctcctccagcagGGCCAGCTTAACCAGGCTTTCcagcag GCTCTGTCAGCGACAGATCTGAACTTGGTCTTGTATGTATGTGAGACCATCGACTCTcagcaggtgtttggtcagcaCCCCTGCCCTCTCAGCCAGCCCGTGCTGCTGTCGCTCATCCAGCAGCTCTCCTCCAACCTTACAACCCGCTCTGAGCTCAAAATCAG CTACCTGGAGGATGCAGTGATGAATCTGGACCACAGCGACCCGCTGACAAGAGACCACATGGCCGCCGTGTTGGCCCAGGTCAGACCGAAGCTCTTTGCCTTCCTGCAACAGGACCCCCACAGCCCGCTCAGCAAGAGGGCGCGGCGCCTGATGATGATGCTGCAGGGTCTCGTCAACCACTAG